One Echinicola strongylocentroti DNA window includes the following coding sequences:
- a CDS encoding M1 family metallopeptidase → MKRLMYFIAATLAFSSQAVAQHSEQNHAERFEQLGPMLRSPNVYRTASGAPGHLYWQQQANYDIHVELDDENQAIKGTETVTYINNSPDILSYLWIQLDQNQRAKDSDSQKARTSKIYDKMSLRQLESILWHDQDLGYKIHSVKDTQGNDIPVAINKTMMRVDLPEPLKAGEQVEFTIDWSFNIHDRTSFIGGRPGYEYFEEDGNYLYTLAEWFPRMAVYSDFQGWQNKQFYGSGEFALTFGNYNVSITVPADHMVGATGVLQNPDEVLNDTELDRWNKAKETFDDPVIIRTQDEAEKLEKGKASDTKTWVFEAENVRDFAWTSSRKFIWDAMAVDVGNKNVMAMSYYAKEANPLYEQYSTRAVAHTLKSYSARTFDYPYPTAISVEASNGMEYPMICFNYGRPDKDGTYSEAIKNGMISVIIHEVGHNFFPMIVNSDERQWTWMDEGLNTFMQFLAEQEWDRNYPSRRGPAHKIVDYMKGEKQYLEPIMTNSENIIQFGANAYAKPATALNILRETVMGRDLFDFAFKQYAQRWKFKHPTPADFFRTMEDASGVDLDWFWRGWFFGTEAVDISLTDVKWYQLDNRTPTEKEKAEAEAYDKYESYLTKTRNKEDVTETVLEKDPATRDFYSSYDRFSVSPSDEKAHKDFVASLNEREKELFNSGLNYYELTFKNIGGLVMPIIVQFNYTDGSSEVQRIPAYIWRKNEAEVTKVFPTKKEVASIVLDPYRETADIDEENNYFPRKNIPSRFELFKRNSGPRGAASGTNPMKEAKKKK, encoded by the coding sequence ATGAAAAGATTAATGTACTTTATCGCCGCCACCCTGGCATTCTCTTCCCAGGCAGTAGCGCAACACAGCGAGCAAAACCACGCCGAGAGATTCGAACAGCTAGGCCCCATGCTACGTTCACCAAATGTCTACAGAACCGCCTCTGGAGCTCCTGGGCATTTGTACTGGCAGCAGCAAGCCAACTATGACATCCATGTGGAACTGGACGACGAAAACCAAGCCATCAAAGGCACCGAAACAGTCACCTATATAAACAACTCCCCTGACATCCTCAGTTACCTGTGGATTCAGCTGGACCAAAACCAACGCGCCAAAGATAGCGACAGCCAAAAAGCCCGCACTAGCAAGATTTATGATAAAATGTCCTTGCGACAACTGGAATCGATCTTATGGCATGACCAAGACCTTGGTTACAAAATCCACAGCGTAAAAGACACTCAGGGTAATGATATCCCTGTCGCCATCAATAAAACCATGATGCGGGTGGACCTACCAGAACCGCTGAAAGCAGGAGAACAAGTGGAATTTACCATCGACTGGAGTTTTAACATCCATGACAGGACCAGTTTTATAGGTGGTCGACCTGGATACGAATATTTCGAGGAAGACGGCAACTACCTGTACACCTTGGCGGAGTGGTTCCCAAGGATGGCCGTATACTCCGACTTCCAAGGATGGCAAAACAAACAGTTTTACGGAAGTGGTGAATTTGCCCTTACCTTCGGCAATTACAACGTAAGCATCACCGTACCGGCAGATCACATGGTAGGAGCTACCGGTGTGCTCCAAAATCCGGATGAAGTCCTTAACGATACCGAGTTGGATCGCTGGAACAAAGCCAAGGAGACTTTTGACGACCCTGTCATCATCCGCACGCAAGATGAAGCAGAAAAGTTGGAAAAAGGAAAGGCTTCGGATACAAAAACGTGGGTGTTTGAAGCAGAAAACGTAAGAGACTTCGCTTGGACATCTTCCAGAAAGTTCATCTGGGACGCAATGGCAGTAGATGTAGGCAATAAGAATGTCATGGCCATGTCGTATTACGCCAAAGAAGCCAACCCTCTATATGAACAATATTCGACCAGAGCAGTAGCCCATACCTTGAAATCCTATTCTGCCAGGACTTTCGACTACCCCTATCCTACGGCCATTTCAGTAGAAGCTTCCAATGGCATGGAATACCCCATGATCTGCTTTAACTACGGCAGGCCTGATAAGGACGGCACCTACTCGGAAGCGATCAAAAACGGCATGATCTCCGTCATCATCCATGAGGTAGGGCATAATTTCTTCCCCATGATTGTCAATTCTGACGAGCGTCAATGGACCTGGATGGACGAAGGGCTGAACACCTTCATGCAGTTTCTCGCCGAGCAGGAATGGGACAGAAACTATCCTTCCAGAAGAGGACCCGCCCACAAAATCGTGGATTACATGAAGGGCGAAAAGCAATACCTCGAGCCGATCATGACCAACTCCGAAAATATTATCCAATTTGGCGCAAATGCCTATGCCAAACCGGCTACAGCACTTAATATCCTGCGTGAAACGGTAATGGGCAGGGACTTGTTTGACTTCGCTTTCAAGCAATATGCCCAGCGGTGGAAATTTAAGCACCCCACTCCCGCAGACTTCTTCCGTACCATGGAAGATGCCTCAGGCGTGGACCTGGATTGGTTCTGGCGAGGATGGTTCTTTGGAACAGAAGCGGTCGATATCTCCCTAACTGACGTAAAATGGTACCAACTGGACAACAGAACTCCTACTGAAAAGGAAAAAGCGGAGGCGGAAGCGTATGACAAATACGAAAGCTACCTGACCAAAACCCGAAATAAAGAAGATGTGACGGAAACGGTACTGGAAAAGGATCCTGCCACCCGTGACTTCTATAGCAGCTATGACAGGTTTTCTGTAAGCCCTAGTGACGAAAAAGCCCATAAGGACTTTGTCGCTAGCTTAAACGAAAGAGAAAAAGAACTCTTCAACAGTGGACTGAATTACTATGAACTCACCTTCAAAAACATCGGAGGTCTGGTCATGCCTATCATCGTCCAGTTCAATTACACTGACGGTTCTTCGGAAGTACAACGGATCCCTGCCTATATTTGGAGAAAAAATGAAGCAGAAGTAACCAAAGTCTTCCCTACCAAAAAAGAAGTGGCTTCCATTGTGCTTGACCCTTACCGCGAGACAGCAGATATCGATGAGGAAAACAACTATTTCCCAAGAAAGAACATCCCTTCTCGCTTTGAGCTCTTTAAGCGTAATAGTGGGCCACGAGGTGCCGCTAGTGGCACCAACCCAATGAAAGAAGCCAAAAAGAAAAAATAA
- a CDS encoding HupE/UreJ family protein gives MNQFQAYFKLGIEHILDLNGFDHILFVIALCAIYLLRDWKKILILVTAFTIGHSITLALATLRIFSVDSNLIEFLIPVTIAVTAFFNILKPRPSSGSGIQANYAFALFFGLIHGLGFSNYLRSLLGRENSIWEPLLAFNLGLEAGQLIIVAIFIVISSIAIGIFGTNRKEWALVISSIVLGMSIMMILDAVY, from the coding sequence ATGAATCAGTTTCAAGCGTATTTCAAACTCGGTATTGAACACATCCTTGATCTTAATGGCTTTGACCATATTTTATTTGTCATCGCCCTATGTGCTATCTACTTGCTGCGGGATTGGAAAAAAATCCTGATACTAGTGACAGCATTTACCATCGGCCACTCCATTACCTTGGCCTTGGCCACGCTCCGGATCTTTAGCGTCGACTCCAATTTGATCGAGTTCTTGATTCCAGTTACTATCGCCGTAACAGCATTCTTCAATATACTTAAGCCACGTCCCTCAAGTGGAAGTGGCATTCAGGCCAATTATGCCTTTGCCCTGTTCTTCGGACTGATCCATGGACTCGGATTTTCCAATTATCTTCGTTCTCTTCTAGGTAGGGAGAACTCTATTTGGGAACCATTATTGGCTTTTAACCTAGGACTGGAAGCTGGACAGCTTATCATTGTGGCCATCTTTATTGTGATCTCTTCCATTGCCATTGGTATATTTGGCACCAATAGAAAAGAGTGGGCTTTGGTCATTTCATCCATTGTATTGGGCATGTCCATTATGATGATATTGGATGCTGTATATTAG
- a CDS encoding DUF6702 family protein produces the protein MLYNYIVSMIIGWVVYFHPFYISVTDISYNETSQSLEIAQKIFWDDLEVALGNVTGERVDFMNPADPEGMSKRIKKYLLEHNHITVNGKEASLVYLGFEVEEDAAWFYLEATAITKPGEVVVTNEILISDYPDQRNMVNFYVDDTPKTLILHKDNEVGELSF, from the coding sequence ATGTTATATAATTATATAGTCTCCATGATCATAGGATGGGTGGTCTACTTTCATCCTTTTTACATCAGTGTTACCGATATCAGTTATAATGAAACCTCCCAAAGCTTGGAGATAGCCCAGAAAATCTTTTGGGATGACTTAGAAGTTGCGCTTGGCAATGTCACCGGTGAGCGGGTGGACTTTATGAATCCCGCTGATCCTGAGGGGATGTCCAAAAGGATCAAGAAATATTTGCTGGAGCATAATCATATTACCGTTAATGGCAAGGAAGCAAGTCTGGTATACCTCGGCTTTGAGGTGGAAGAGGATGCGGCCTGGTTTTACCTAGAGGCAACAGCAATCACCAAGCCCGGGGAGGTCGTAGTTACCAATGAGATTTTGATCAGTGATTATCCAGACCAGCGTAACATGGTCAATTTTTACGTGGACGATACACCCAAGACCTTGATCCTGCATAAGGATAATGAAGTAGGTGAGCTGAGTTTTTAA
- a CDS encoding aldehyde dehydrogenase family protein, producing MTKEIIHAQKVKAKKNQQSTLSNRTKKLEQLKEWIRTNQKEIDKALYADLHKPAAEVVVVETSFVIMEINLAIKNLKKWTAPQKVKSPFHMLGTQAYIQAEPKGAALIISPWNYPFNLSVAPLVSAIAAGCSVTLKPSEHSPHTSALLRRMVTELFVPEDVAIYEGGISITQELLEQPFDHVFFTGSTQVGKIVMKAASKHLASVTLELGGKSPVIIDQAFDLKDAAKKIALARFINSGQSCIAPDYLFVHESQKEEFIAELNHQVNHMYNSNAKGFAKHKDYGRIINSQHTVRLQSLLDDAKEKGGHVEFGGECSLDNCFMEPTVVSHVSEDMLLMKEEIFGPILPIITYHQLDDVLHLIQLKPKPLAVYLFSTDDNVTELTRKHTSSGALVVNDCAIQFMHNELPFGGIGASGMGRSHGHAGFLGFSNEKSILIQRTGKTLPKLLYPPYGLKTAGIIKALMKWVMRS from the coding sequence ATGACCAAAGAAATCATTCATGCTCAAAAGGTTAAAGCCAAAAAGAACCAGCAGTCAACCCTGTCCAATCGGACAAAAAAACTCGAACAGCTAAAAGAATGGATCCGAACGAACCAGAAGGAAATCGACAAAGCCCTATATGCTGATCTCCATAAACCGGCTGCTGAAGTAGTCGTCGTGGAGACCAGTTTTGTGATCATGGAAATCAATTTGGCCATCAAAAACCTCAAGAAATGGACGGCACCACAAAAGGTAAAGTCTCCTTTTCATATGCTTGGGACACAAGCCTATATTCAAGCAGAGCCAAAAGGAGCCGCCTTGATCATCTCGCCTTGGAACTACCCCTTTAACCTTAGTGTGGCCCCACTGGTCTCAGCCATCGCAGCGGGATGCAGCGTGACCCTCAAACCTTCTGAGCACAGCCCGCACACCTCCGCCTTGCTCAGAAGAATGGTAACGGAACTGTTTGTTCCCGAAGACGTAGCGATATACGAAGGAGGGATAAGCATTACCCAAGAGCTCCTTGAACAGCCATTTGACCATGTATTTTTTACAGGTAGTACACAGGTCGGAAAAATCGTCATGAAAGCAGCCTCCAAGCACCTGGCAAGCGTCACTTTAGAATTAGGCGGCAAGTCACCTGTCATTATCGATCAGGCATTTGACCTAAAGGATGCTGCAAAAAAAATCGCCCTGGCACGTTTTATCAACAGCGGCCAAAGCTGCATCGCACCGGACTATCTCTTTGTCCATGAATCACAAAAGGAGGAGTTCATTGCTGAACTTAACCATCAGGTCAACCACATGTACAACTCAAATGCGAAGGGCTTTGCAAAGCATAAAGACTATGGAAGGATCATTAATTCCCAGCACACTGTCCGCCTTCAAAGTCTGCTAGATGACGCAAAGGAAAAAGGGGGCCATGTAGAATTTGGGGGTGAATGTTCCTTGGACAACTGTTTTATGGAGCCCACTGTAGTCAGCCATGTATCGGAAGATATGCTTTTGATGAAAGAAGAAATTTTCGGGCCTATTCTGCCCATCATCACTTACCATCAGCTGGATGACGTATTGCACCTGATACAGCTCAAACCAAAGCCATTGGCAGTTTATTTATTCTCTACAGATGACAACGTCACCGAGTTGACACGAAAACATACCAGCAGCGGAGCACTAGTGGTGAATGATTGCGCCATCCAGTTCATGCATAACGAGCTGCCTTTTGGAGGCATTGGTGCGAGCGGCATGGGCAGATCACATGGCCATGCTGGATTTCTGGGTTTTAGCAACGAAAAATCCATTCTGATCCAGCGAACTGGCAAAACCTTGCCCAAATTACTGTATCCGCCATACGGACTTAAAACTGCCGGTATTATCAAGGCCCTAATGAAATGGGTAATGCGGAGCTGA
- a CDS encoding DUF7507 domain-containing protein, producing MKAFLLSFLLLACCYFSAVMASPNGVRGPGQISGAKLDRIPQEEIHITLEKTGKYEDTNEDGEFSAGDQVSYTFLVTNTCTGTITDIVIKDPLVHVEGGPVSLAPGQSDSTSFSAVYILTQEDVDAGILRNTATVCGRLISGEQVEAEDEDIQEIYVKGSIKLTKTGTYADTNEDGQPNVGDHVHYTFVVKNSCHATLYDVMVLDTLVTVSGGPITLAPGEKDKTTFTGSYALTQKDIDAGELVNIATAKGTNAHGETIKDTDEDRQVFEVEGAIRLQKTGAYEDSDGSGYVNPGDQIRYTFTVKNSCHVTLTNVHVQDILVEVDGGPITLAPSEKDKTTFKAVYTITQEDIDRGKVINKATAIGHNPKGDEIKHCDSDTVMLQGPSETLLFRLTKSVDVNQAVLGQQISYTITISNEGPQVIKNVLLTDQLPEELTLISSSWEEQAPKEWLIETIGPGEVLVLEITALAIQAGEAINVVKMTVGDYQLEAQAETVVITDRCVDLAIAKSSNGAKIYQGDEFDYVITVKNVGEDMATNVVIEDLLPDLVSYVSSEYQLSVRSIEPQLVQQGNRLQWHIAEFPAGERMELLLRVKANGLGRLLNEVEVSSDLEDSNPADNTAEDINDIGELFVPNVFTPGTRDNVNDYFVIRGLNQFVDNEIVIMNRLGDHVFEQKDYQNDWDANGLNGGAYFYVLTAEDTAGRLHTFKGWVQVIKASSTGIEQ from the coding sequence ATGAAAGCATTTTTATTAAGCTTTTTGTTGCTTGCATGCTGTTATTTTTCTGCAGTAATGGCAAGCCCAAATGGTGTCAGGGGCCCAGGGCAGATCAGCGGGGCAAAACTCGACCGTATTCCGCAGGAAGAAATACACATCACGTTGGAAAAAACGGGCAAGTATGAAGACACCAATGAAGATGGTGAATTCAGTGCTGGTGATCAAGTGTCCTATACTTTTTTAGTGACCAATACCTGCACAGGGACGATTACTGACATTGTCATAAAGGACCCCCTCGTACATGTCGAGGGTGGTCCAGTCTCCTTGGCTCCAGGCCAATCGGACAGTACCAGCTTTTCGGCTGTTTACATATTGACCCAAGAGGATGTTGATGCAGGTATTTTGCGGAATACCGCTACGGTATGTGGGAGGTTGATTTCAGGGGAACAGGTGGAAGCAGAGGATGAGGATATCCAAGAGATCTACGTAAAAGGCTCCATCAAGCTGACCAAGACCGGCACCTACGCGGATACCAATGAGGATGGGCAACCAAATGTTGGTGATCATGTACACTATACTTTTGTGGTAAAGAACAGTTGTCATGCGACCCTTTATGATGTGATGGTGCTGGATACACTAGTGACAGTAAGTGGTGGGCCGATTACCCTAGCTCCCGGAGAGAAAGACAAGACCACTTTTACTGGCAGCTATGCGTTGACCCAAAAAGACATTGATGCTGGTGAGTTGGTAAATATTGCCACGGCCAAAGGAACCAATGCCCATGGTGAAACCATCAAGGATACAGATGAAGATAGGCAAGTTTTTGAAGTGGAAGGGGCGATTCGACTTCAAAAGACCGGAGCGTATGAGGACAGTGATGGCAGTGGTTACGTTAACCCCGGCGATCAGATCCGTTATACCTTTACCGTAAAAAACAGCTGTCACGTTACACTGACCAATGTCCATGTGCAGGATATACTGGTGGAGGTGGACGGAGGGCCCATCACATTGGCGCCTAGCGAGAAGGACAAAACCACTTTTAAGGCCGTTTATACCATCACGCAAGAGGATATCGATAGGGGGAAGGTGATCAATAAGGCGACAGCAATAGGCCATAATCCCAAAGGGGATGAGATAAAGCACTGTGATAGCGATACGGTGATGCTTCAAGGGCCTTCGGAAACCCTGTTGTTTCGGCTTACAAAATCAGTGGACGTGAACCAAGCTGTCTTGGGGCAACAGATTTCCTATACCATCACCATTTCCAACGAAGGCCCACAGGTGATAAAGAATGTGCTGTTAACGGATCAGCTGCCGGAAGAACTGACGCTTATTTCCTCGTCTTGGGAAGAGCAGGCACCAAAAGAGTGGTTGATCGAAACTATAGGGCCAGGAGAAGTGCTAGTGCTTGAAATCACGGCCTTGGCCATCCAGGCTGGTGAAGCCATCAATGTGGTCAAAATGACGGTGGGTGATTATCAGCTGGAAGCACAAGCGGAAACGGTGGTCATTACGGATAGATGCGTAGACTTGGCCATTGCCAAATCTTCCAATGGGGCGAAGATTTATCAAGGCGACGAATTTGACTATGTCATTACGGTCAAAAATGTCGGTGAGGATATGGCAACGAACGTGGTGATAGAGGACCTGCTTCCAGACTTGGTGAGCTATGTCAGTAGCGAATATCAACTATCGGTAAGATCCATTGAGCCACAATTGGTACAGCAGGGAAATAGACTCCAATGGCACATAGCTGAGTTTCCGGCGGGAGAGCGTATGGAGCTCCTCCTTAGGGTCAAAGCGAACGGATTGGGCAGACTGCTGAATGAAGTGGAGGTGTCAAGTGACCTTGAAGATAGCAATCCAGCGGATAATACAGCCGAGGACATCAATGACATCGGTGAGCTTTTTGTTCCCAATGTGTTTACTCCAGGGACTCGGGACAACGTAAACGATTATTTTGTGATTCGCGGATTAAATCAGTTTGTGGATAACGAAATCGTCATTATGAACCGGCTGGGGGACCACGTTTTTGAGCAGAAAGACTACCAAAATGACTGGGATGCCAATGGATTAAATGGAGGAGCTTATTTCTATGTCTTGACTGCTGAGGATACAGCCGGAAGACTCCACACTTTTAAGGGATGGGTACAGGTAATCAAGGCCTCATCCACAGGTATAGAACAATAA
- a CDS encoding PorP/SprF family type IX secretion system membrane protein produces the protein MKRIFNWACLLFVVVTVCSANEIVAQQLPQFSQYVFNGLYINPAYAGYKGLPYIQSSYRSQWSGFPGAPKTFAFSADLSANEGTMGFGASILSDKLGPTSTFSALLTYAYRLQVGYDSFLSLGISGGLSEYGIDGTMLNPDEYNDPDIPEGKVNTFTPNMNTGIFFHTSRFYAGLSMFNMIGKKALEREDISLAYHDFHYYFTAGTMIYISDEVQFKPSVLIKEAKGSPTNYDINGMLLLMERLWLGASYRSNLGNGSKYLQENLNNRNSVAAIVEIFATNQLRIGYSYDHNVNILSNLRNNSHEISIGYYIMPKDVRVHNPRWF, from the coding sequence ATGAAAAGGATTTTTAATTGGGCTTGCCTCCTGTTTGTTGTGGTGACGGTATGTTCCGCAAATGAAATTGTAGCGCAGCAGCTCCCGCAGTTTAGCCAGTATGTATTCAATGGATTATATATCAACCCCGCTTATGCAGGTTACAAAGGCTTGCCGTATATCCAGTCCTCTTACCGGAGCCAATGGTCTGGTTTCCCAGGAGCTCCAAAGACATTTGCGTTTTCTGCAGACCTTAGTGCCAATGAAGGAACAATGGGTTTTGGTGCGTCTATACTTTCTGATAAGCTAGGGCCCACTTCCACTTTTTCAGCCTTGCTGACCTATGCATATCGGCTGCAGGTGGGGTACGATTCATTTTTGAGTCTAGGGATAAGCGGAGGGCTTTCCGAGTATGGCATTGATGGCACCATGCTGAATCCCGATGAGTACAATGACCCGGATATTCCTGAGGGCAAAGTAAATACGTTCACCCCAAATATGAACACGGGGATTTTCTTTCATACGTCGAGGTTCTATGCAGGACTTAGTATGTTCAATATGATTGGTAAAAAAGCCCTTGAAAGAGAGGATATTTCCCTAGCTTACCATGATTTTCACTATTACTTTACGGCAGGAACGATGATTTATATTTCTGATGAGGTGCAGTTTAAGCCTTCCGTGCTGATCAAAGAGGCCAAAGGAAGCCCTACCAATTATGATATCAATGGCATGTTGCTGCTGATGGAACGGCTGTGGCTGGGGGCATCGTACCGATCAAACTTGGGAAATGGCAGTAAATATTTGCAAGAAAACCTCAATAACCGTAATTCAGTAGCTGCAATTGTAGAAATTTTTGCAACAAATCAACTTAGAATAGGGTATTCCTATGATCATAATGTGAATATTTTAAGTAACTTAAGGAATAATTCTCACGAAATCTCAATAGGCTATTATATCATGCCCAAGGATGTAAGAGTACATAATCCAAGATGGTTTTAG